From the Spirochaetota bacterium genome, the window CCTCGTTGACGCAGAGCCAGAGGTCCTTTTCCCGTCCGAAACCAAAGAAGAATTCGGTGCCGCGTACGGCCGCCACCACGTTCGGCGTTGTTATCTCGAACGCCGCGCCGCCGGAAAGTTTCGCTACCTTCGCGAATACGCTCCCGGCAAGGAGCGCTATGCGCCGCTCGTTCCTGATCGCAGAAAGCGTGACGGCTGAATTTTCCGTAAGTTTCAGCCGCGAGCCGCCGGAAAATTCAATGACCATCGTCGACGCGAGCGTACGCACCGTGTCGCCTTCGGAAAGCGGCGCGTTGACAGATGACCGCTCGGTCCTTCCCCCGGCCCGCTCGATGGCACCGTAAGCGCTTTGATAATTGATGACCGCCGTTTCCGCCGCCGAGAGCGATACGGTCAACAGCAGAGTGAGTATCATATATCTCATACCATCCTCCACGAACCTGATCATCGGGTATTTCGAGGTGCGCTTAGAACATAACAATCTGCCGGCGGACGGCAAGCGCACATCGTGTACGAGCTGAACGATCACCTATGCTTGACGGTACGACCATGTGCGGTATACTGCATTCAGCACCGATCGACATCGGACCGAGGTGGACAATGAGGATGAGTCATCATGTTCCAATAAAGCTTCTGTGCGCCTTTGCGGTCATCGCCGTCGTGTCTCTTTTCGGCGCTGCCGCGGATGAGCTCTATCAGAAGATACTCGCGACTTCCGGCTTACACGAAAAGGAAGCGCTCGGGAGGCGGCTCGGCGAGATGAACACGCCCGATGCCCGAACCGCGCTGCTTACGCTCATGAACGAATCAAGCTACTGGAACCGCCTTGCCGCGGT encodes:
- a CDS encoding FecR family protein — translated: MRYMILTLLLTVSLSAAETAVINYQSAYGAIERAGGRTERSSVNAPLSEGDTVRTLASTMVIEFSGGSRLKLTENSAVTLSAIRNERRIALLAGSVFAKVAKLSGGAAFEITTPNVVAAVRGTEFFFGFGREKDLWLCVNEGAVHVASSAAKREQTVKQGEGVFILGGTDITAPKPYGWTKKLNWNMDAEKGDVREKGAIKSAYDMQRKNYD